The Candidatus Koribacter versatilis Ellin345 genome has a segment encoding these proteins:
- a CDS encoding ATP-binding protein, which yields MSLPLHTRMSSEQNSGAFAFGRSEHGVTITLKAAESEVSPVVDQIMHMVNETGCCAPGKELDVEIALREALANAIKHGANGDPSKTVECRVSCGDSGILIVVRDPGPGFDPAAIPDPLSSENIFSNHGRGIFLINKLMDEVKFEKNGTEIHMRKY from the coding sequence ATGTCACTCCCTTTACACACGAGAATGTCGAGCGAACAGAATTCAGGCGCCTTCGCGTTTGGCCGCAGCGAACATGGCGTCACGATAACCCTCAAGGCGGCCGAGTCCGAAGTCTCTCCCGTTGTGGATCAGATCATGCACATGGTGAATGAGACGGGCTGCTGCGCTCCCGGCAAAGAGCTGGATGTGGAGATCGCGCTGCGCGAAGCGCTCGCTAACGCCATCAAGCATGGCGCGAATGGCGACCCGTCAAAGACCGTGGAGTGCCGAGTATCGTGTGGCGACTCAGGTATCTTGATCGTGGTTCGCGACCCTGGCCCGGGATTTGACCCTGCGGCCATCCCCGACCCGCTGAGCAGCGAGAACATCTTCTCCAATCACGGCCGCGGAATTTTCCTGATTAACAAGTTGATGGATGAAGTGAAGTTCGAGAAGAACGGAACCGAAATCCATATGAGGAAGTACTGA
- a CDS encoding choice-of-anchor D domain-containing protein, which translates to MTFRSRHILTFVLTLLMVFPALAQQRDLDKKEKEHDRKAAAAKPPKGRFEREREIEEKDQPAKFAEWFLHSRKPKNTTTPPAFLLQKATERKMQMRANHLQALQAKRAAGGKVSGIGDASSIWSPLGPTPIVWGSDATQSWTGRITAIAVDQSDATGNTVLVGGAYGGVWKSTNAVDPTPANIQWSPLMDDQATLSVGSIAIQPGNSNTIIVGSGEPNSALDSYYGLGLFVSNDGGGHWTLVQETADSALQFSGKSISAVAFNSRPGKTNNVVAGVASPGTALGNDDAVRGVAWSSDSGATWHTATIQDGTSVLSGSSVMDVVYNPKEDKFFIVIRYHGVYVSGDQGHTFTRLATQPNNALFSAANCPAATSSGTCPLYRGAMAVRYVKPGTETSATDELYIWLIGFDAGGNTADFNLYQTKNGGTSWTQIDETGAYATVGGDADPSVQSWYNAYLGAVPNGTGTDLYMGSVNIFKCSITSSNPVCTAKPFINLTHVYDSTCNDPLYPNVHPDQHGFDYLGSTPKMVFFGNDGGMYRSLDGTTLTTGDCSKLNVFDSMNADLGSFAQFIWGSQHPTDPSVIMGGTQDNGTMYVDSTLGVPGTAGWNEVHFGDGGYNAIDSVTSGGPRYYASYYDVSIDGCVGNLATCANSGWDPIVYSQNVDNDSSAFYMPYILDPQDPTKLIVGTCRIWRGGNTGASWPGLSTKNALSHKFNSALDTTCGNDSTDVPVASIAAGGPKTTAGSKVIYTGLAGGPSTVYMTKNAGAPGTAPTAWTDVTSTINPNGYAVAGLAVDPHDATGATVLAGIQGFTGGPGKVWRSTNFGTSWTDITNDLPDVPVNDVAIDPDDANVVYVATDIGVFVTSGFATWTEVGPNTVGATGFLPNTTVFHVAIFKNGTEKRLRAWTHGRGAWETILSGASGVTASPTSLSFTAEATVTSSVQTATLTNNDAVLVTLGTPSLSGANASSFAIDPASTTCGATLDAGLTCNLGFTFTPAAAGSFSASASLTTTGTGTPTVNVPLIGTGTPSGVTPNPTSLTFASQENQKSAAQSVTLTNNDAVAVTLGTAILGGTNPGQFALDTASTTCGTSLAAGAACKVGFTFTPNATASFSATASITTTGVGTPTVVISFTGTGTTPTATSFTYDFGTNPTSVTVTAGTSATYNFNINTTPADANFSTALTFACSGLPSKTACTFSPTSLTTTGAVALTISTTASTSAEPGKQQANTFGGALAVSLALPGIAFLVPGFTSKSRRKRMLLYLGMMLIVIAFVGMSACGGGGNGSGGGGVTHIPGTPAGSYTVHITGTSGSVTATQDVTLVVQ; encoded by the coding sequence GTGACCTTTCGCTCCCGCCACATTCTTACGTTTGTCCTGACTCTGTTGATGGTGTTCCCTGCTCTCGCGCAGCAGCGTGACCTTGATAAGAAGGAGAAGGAACACGATCGCAAAGCAGCGGCTGCGAAGCCTCCGAAGGGACGCTTTGAACGGGAGCGAGAGATCGAAGAGAAGGACCAGCCGGCGAAGTTCGCGGAATGGTTCCTGCATAGCCGCAAGCCGAAGAACACGACGACTCCGCCGGCGTTTCTGCTCCAGAAGGCCACGGAGCGGAAGATGCAGATGCGAGCAAACCATCTCCAGGCTTTGCAGGCCAAGCGCGCTGCCGGCGGGAAGGTCTCGGGCATTGGCGATGCGAGCTCAATCTGGAGCCCGTTGGGACCGACCCCAATTGTTTGGGGATCGGACGCGACGCAGAGCTGGACCGGTCGCATTACGGCGATAGCGGTCGACCAGTCCGATGCAACCGGAAACACGGTGCTCGTGGGCGGAGCTTATGGGGGCGTCTGGAAATCCACAAACGCAGTCGACCCCACCCCGGCGAACATCCAGTGGTCACCGTTGATGGATGATCAGGCGACGCTGTCAGTCGGATCGATTGCGATCCAGCCCGGCAACAGCAACACGATTATCGTCGGATCGGGGGAGCCGAACAGCGCTCTAGACTCTTATTACGGCCTCGGCCTCTTCGTATCGAACGATGGCGGCGGGCATTGGACGCTGGTGCAGGAAACAGCAGATTCGGCACTTCAGTTCAGCGGTAAAAGCATCAGCGCAGTCGCATTCAATTCGCGTCCCGGCAAAACGAACAACGTGGTCGCGGGTGTGGCGAGCCCGGGCACGGCACTGGGGAACGACGACGCGGTGCGCGGTGTGGCCTGGTCATCCGATTCGGGAGCAACCTGGCATACGGCGACGATTCAGGACGGAACGTCAGTTCTGAGCGGCAGCTCGGTAATGGATGTCGTATACAACCCCAAGGAAGACAAGTTCTTCATCGTTATCCGATACCACGGCGTGTATGTATCAGGCGATCAGGGGCATACGTTTACGCGTCTCGCAACGCAACCGAATAACGCGCTGTTCTCTGCGGCGAACTGCCCTGCCGCTACCAGCAGTGGTACCTGCCCGTTGTACCGCGGAGCGATGGCGGTGCGCTATGTAAAGCCCGGCACCGAGACTTCAGCAACGGACGAGTTGTACATCTGGCTGATCGGATTCGATGCGGGCGGCAACACGGCAGACTTCAACCTGTACCAGACAAAGAACGGCGGCACATCGTGGACGCAAATCGACGAAACCGGAGCTTATGCAACGGTAGGTGGCGATGCCGATCCCAGCGTGCAGTCGTGGTACAACGCGTATCTTGGCGCAGTGCCGAACGGGACGGGCACAGACCTTTACATGGGCTCGGTGAACATCTTTAAGTGTTCGATCACGAGCTCGAATCCAGTCTGCACCGCGAAGCCATTTATCAACCTGACCCACGTCTACGACAGCACGTGCAACGATCCGCTTTATCCCAACGTGCATCCGGACCAACATGGCTTCGACTATCTCGGCTCAACCCCGAAGATGGTGTTCTTCGGCAACGACGGCGGCATGTACCGCTCTCTGGATGGGACGACGCTGACGACGGGCGATTGTTCGAAGCTCAATGTCTTCGACAGCATGAACGCGGACCTCGGATCATTCGCGCAGTTCATCTGGGGCAGCCAACATCCGACCGATCCGTCAGTGATCATGGGCGGCACGCAGGACAACGGCACGATGTACGTGGATTCGACACTAGGCGTGCCGGGCACAGCGGGGTGGAACGAAGTGCACTTTGGCGATGGCGGATACAACGCGATTGATTCCGTGACCTCCGGTGGACCCCGCTACTACGCTTCGTATTACGACGTAAGTATCGATGGCTGCGTGGGGAATTTGGCGACCTGCGCCAACAGCGGATGGGATCCGATCGTTTATTCGCAGAATGTGGACAATGACAGTTCCGCCTTCTACATGCCGTACATCCTGGATCCGCAGGATCCGACGAAATTGATTGTCGGCACGTGCCGCATTTGGCGCGGCGGGAACACTGGCGCGTCGTGGCCCGGACTCAGCACCAAGAACGCGCTTAGCCACAAGTTCAACTCCGCGCTTGATACGACTTGCGGTAATGATTCGACCGACGTGCCGGTGGCCTCCATTGCGGCTGGCGGTCCGAAGACTACGGCGGGATCGAAGGTGATTTACACGGGCCTCGCGGGTGGACCGAGCACGGTCTACATGACAAAGAACGCAGGCGCGCCGGGCACCGCCCCGACAGCTTGGACAGACGTCACGAGCACCATCAACCCGAATGGGTATGCGGTGGCCGGGTTGGCAGTCGATCCGCATGACGCAACTGGCGCAACGGTCCTTGCAGGAATCCAGGGCTTCACGGGTGGTCCAGGCAAAGTTTGGCGGAGCACGAATTTCGGGACCTCGTGGACCGATATTACGAACGATCTGCCAGATGTTCCGGTCAACGATGTAGCGATCGATCCCGACGACGCCAACGTAGTGTACGTAGCGACGGACATCGGGGTATTCGTGACTTCGGGATTTGCGACGTGGACGGAGGTCGGGCCGAACACGGTAGGGGCGACCGGTTTCCTCCCGAACACTACGGTTTTCCACGTGGCCATTTTCAAGAATGGCACCGAAAAACGGTTGCGTGCATGGACGCACGGGCGCGGTGCTTGGGAGACAATCCTGAGCGGTGCAAGTGGCGTGACGGCGAGTCCGACCTCCCTTTCGTTCACCGCAGAGGCGACCGTTACTTCTTCGGTTCAGACCGCCACCTTGACCAACAATGACGCGGTGCTCGTAACACTGGGTACTCCGTCGCTCTCTGGCGCGAATGCTTCGAGCTTTGCGATCGATCCAGCGAGTACGACCTGCGGCGCAACGCTCGATGCGGGATTGACTTGCAATCTCGGCTTTACGTTTACACCTGCGGCCGCCGGATCGTTTTCAGCTTCGGCTTCCTTAACGACAACAGGAACCGGTACGCCGACGGTAAACGTGCCCCTGATCGGCACGGGAACGCCCAGCGGCGTGACCCCGAATCCAACTTCATTGACCTTCGCATCGCAAGAGAACCAGAAGAGTGCAGCACAGTCAGTAACGTTGACCAACAACGATGCGGTCGCGGTCACGCTCGGAACCGCGATACTCGGCGGTACTAACCCGGGGCAATTCGCGCTGGACACTGCCAGCACGACCTGCGGCACCTCCCTCGCGGCCGGAGCAGCGTGCAAAGTAGGATTTACTTTCACGCCGAATGCCACGGCATCGTTCTCGGCTACTGCATCCATCACAACGACCGGTGTTGGGACTCCTACGGTGGTGATCTCGTTCACCGGAACGGGCACGACACCGACGGCAACCAGCTTCACCTACGACTTCGGCACAAACCCAACGAGCGTCACGGTGACCGCAGGAACGTCGGCAACCTATAACTTCAATATCAATACGACCCCAGCGGACGCGAACTTCTCCACTGCGCTGACGTTTGCGTGCTCCGGTTTGCCAAGTAAGACGGCGTGTACGTTCTCGCCGACTTCGCTCACGACAACGGGAGCAGTGGCGCTCACGATCTCGACCACAGCGAGCACCAGTGCAGAGCCCGGCAAGCAACAGGCGAACACTTTCGGTGGAGCGCTGGCGGTGAGCTTGGCACTCCCCGGGATCGCGTTCCTGGTGCCGGGATTTACCAGCAAGTCACGGCGCAAGCGCATGCTGCTGTACCTGGGCATGATGCTGATCGTGATCGCGTTCGTTGGAATGAGTGCCTGCGGCGGCGGAGGTAACGGAAGCGGTGGTGGCGGTGTAACGCATATCCCCGGTACCCCCGCGGGGAGCTATACAGTGCACATCACGGGTACGAGCGGAAGCGTGACGGCGACGCAGGATGTGACATTGGTGGTGCAGTAA
- the hpnJ gene encoding hopanoid biosynthesis associated radical SAM protein HpnJ, producing MPLKTLFLNPPSFENYDGGASSRWPATREIESYWYPVWLAYPAGMLEGSRLLDAPPHHVSFDETIQISKDYDFVVLFTSTPGFPGDLKIAKAMKTANPNVKIAFVGPHVTTLPERSLAEGPEIDFIVRREFDYAVVEYANGKPLNEITGVSYRGADGKVVHNPDRPPVSNLDEMPDVIDVYKRDLDVKRYNVPFLLHPYIALYTTRGCPAQCTFCLWPQTLSGHPWRKRSSDAVASEMKRAMELFPWVREFFFDDDTFNIQKARTIELCEKLKPLGMTWSCTSRVTTDYETLKAMKEAGCRLLIVGYESGDPQILKNIKKGATVERARAFTKDCHKLGLKVHGDFILGLPGETKETIRRTMDFAKELDVETIQVSIAHAYPGTELYDYAKANGFIVQEGAAMVDDQGHQVAMIEYPGLPRDYVMEMVHKFYDEYYFRPKAIFRIVRKAVFNNVERKRLYKEAKDFMKLRSVRNKAVKVAREQQAKSNINPKKNEPAEPVNV from the coding sequence ATGCCTTTGAAGACACTGTTTCTGAATCCGCCATCGTTTGAGAATTACGACGGAGGCGCCAGTTCGCGCTGGCCAGCCACCCGTGAGATCGAGTCCTACTGGTATCCGGTATGGCTCGCGTATCCCGCTGGGATGCTGGAGGGGTCGCGGTTGCTCGATGCACCGCCGCACCACGTGTCGTTCGACGAGACGATCCAGATCAGCAAGGACTACGACTTCGTAGTGCTGTTCACCAGCACTCCCGGCTTCCCGGGCGACCTGAAGATCGCCAAGGCGATGAAGACCGCGAACCCGAATGTAAAGATTGCGTTCGTCGGGCCGCATGTGACGACCCTGCCGGAGCGTTCCCTGGCGGAGGGTCCGGAGATTGATTTCATCGTCCGCCGCGAGTTCGACTACGCGGTAGTGGAGTATGCCAACGGCAAGCCGCTGAACGAGATTACCGGTGTCAGTTATCGCGGCGCGGATGGCAAGGTCGTGCACAATCCCGACCGGCCGCCGGTTTCGAACCTCGACGAGATGCCGGATGTGATCGACGTTTACAAGCGCGATCTCGACGTGAAGCGCTACAACGTTCCCTTCCTGCTACATCCGTACATCGCGCTGTACACCACGCGTGGATGCCCAGCGCAATGCACGTTCTGCCTGTGGCCGCAGACCCTCAGTGGGCATCCGTGGCGCAAGCGTTCCAGCGATGCGGTAGCGTCGGAGATGAAGCGGGCCATGGAACTCTTCCCTTGGGTGCGCGAGTTCTTCTTCGACGACGATACCTTCAACATCCAGAAGGCACGCACCATCGAGCTTTGCGAAAAGCTGAAGCCGCTGGGGATGACCTGGAGCTGCACCTCGCGCGTGACCACCGACTACGAGACGCTGAAGGCGATGAAGGAAGCCGGATGCCGGCTGCTGATCGTTGGTTACGAATCGGGCGATCCGCAGATTTTGAAAAACATTAAGAAGGGCGCCACCGTCGAGCGCGCGCGGGCCTTTACCAAGGATTGCCACAAACTCGGCCTGAAGGTGCACGGCGATTTCATCCTCGGCCTGCCGGGCGAGACGAAAGAGACGATCCGCCGCACCATGGATTTCGCGAAAGAACTTGACGTCGAGACGATCCAGGTTTCAATCGCGCACGCGTATCCGGGAACGGAGCTTTACGACTACGCGAAGGCCAATGGCTTCATCGTGCAGGAAGGCGCTGCAATGGTGGACGACCAGGGCCACCAGGTCGCGATGATCGAATACCCCGGCCTGCCCCGCGATTACGTGATGGAGATGGTGCACAAGTTCTACGACGAATACTATTTCCGCCCGAAGGCGATCTTCCGCATCGTGCGCAAGGCTGTATTCAATAATGTGGAGCGCAAGCGTCTCTACAAAGAAGCCAAGGACTTCATGAAGCTGCGCAGCGTACGCAATAAGGCCGTGAAGGTCGCGCGTGAACAGCAGGCGAAGTCGAACATCAATCCGAAAAAGAATGAGCCGGCAGAGCCGGTGAATGTGTAG
- a CDS encoding EamA family transporter yields the protein MSFKRYLILLGVIVFGALGDCFLSRGMKELGSISLGNWHMAFQIFGNPWVVSGVICLLCYFASYLTSLSWADLTYVLPASAVGYILIALIAKFFLHEQVSFVRWLGILLIVAGVCFVASGSHVTPRESETPAEAVEVRG from the coding sequence TTGAGCTTTAAGCGTTATCTGATCCTTCTGGGCGTGATTGTCTTCGGAGCCCTCGGCGATTGTTTCCTGTCGCGCGGCATGAAGGAACTGGGATCCATCTCGCTCGGCAACTGGCACATGGCGTTCCAAATCTTTGGGAACCCGTGGGTGGTGAGCGGCGTGATATGCCTGCTGTGCTACTTCGCCAGCTACCTCACTTCCCTGTCGTGGGCCGACCTGACCTATGTGCTGCCGGCGAGCGCTGTGGGGTACATCCTGATTGCGCTGATTGCCAAGTTCTTCCTGCATGAACAAGTGAGCTTCGTCCGTTGGCTGGGGATCCTGCTGATTGTCGCGGGAGTTTGCTTCGTGGCCAGCGGATCGCACGTGACCCCGCGAGAGTCGGAAACACCCGCAGAGGCAGTTGAGGTGCGGGGATGA
- a CDS encoding EamA family transporter: MKNVYTWSFIFAVVFASTAGDILQSHAMKKIGDVGKLRRERGIPYVILRVVTSPSFMLGLMFMAIAFYSLVIALSWGDVSLVVPASASMTFITNAFAAKVFLKEDVDKKRLVAAVLVAAGVALLAY; encoded by the coding sequence ATGAAGAACGTCTATACGTGGTCGTTCATCTTCGCAGTGGTATTTGCTTCGACAGCCGGCGACATTTTGCAGTCACATGCAATGAAAAAGATTGGTGATGTCGGCAAACTGCGGCGTGAGCGCGGCATCCCCTACGTCATCCTTCGCGTGGTCACGAGCCCGAGCTTCATGTTGGGACTGATGTTCATGGCGATCGCGTTCTACAGCCTGGTGATAGCACTCTCGTGGGGCGACGTCAGTTTGGTGGTGCCGGCGTCCGCCTCGATGACGTTCATTACGAATGCGTTCGCGGCTAAGGTCTTCCTGAAGGAAGATGTGGACAAGAAGCGCCTGGTGGCGGCAGTACTCGTGGCCGCAGGTGTGGCGCTCCTGGCCTATTAA
- a CDS encoding B12-binding domain-containing radical SAM protein, which produces MCVFPRYEKSFGTFDNAYPLLGVKAFMPPQGMLVIAAYLPKRWQVRFVDENVKPASDADYRWADVVMTSGMHIQRNQINAINRRAHSFGKVTVIGGPSVSGCPEHYPEFDYLHVGELGDATDTLIQLLEVSVARPHEQVRFETKERLPLADFPTPAYDMAAMDKYFLANVQFSSGCPYRCEFCDIPELYGRNPRLKTPQQILKELDAIVAGGAIGAVYFVDDNFVGNRKAALELLPHLVEWQKKNNYPVEFACEATLNIVKSPDLLALMREADFWTIFVGIETPDPAALKLISKDHNNTVPVLEAIQTLNSFGIEVVSGIIMGLDSDTVETGERILKFVAESQIPVLTINLLEALPRTPLYRRLQAAGRLNDAPGRESNVEFVLPYDQVVAMWRKTFQNAFTPEAIYERFSYQQKNTYPHRVQPPPSGKANLRNMLRGFTTLAKLMWIVGVKSDYRRVFWKMARPALRELDIEDIIHVSLVSHHLISFAREAARGAQNAAFYSPELKAQTA; this is translated from the coding sequence TTGTGCGTCTTTCCTCGTTACGAGAAATCGTTCGGCACGTTTGATAATGCCTATCCGCTGCTTGGCGTGAAGGCGTTTATGCCGCCGCAGGGGATGCTGGTGATCGCGGCCTATTTGCCAAAGCGCTGGCAGGTGCGCTTCGTGGATGAAAACGTGAAGCCCGCGTCAGATGCGGATTATCGCTGGGCCGACGTGGTGATGACCAGCGGCATGCACATCCAGCGCAACCAGATCAACGCCATCAACCGGCGCGCGCATTCATTTGGGAAAGTGACGGTGATCGGTGGGCCGTCTGTTTCAGGATGCCCAGAGCATTATCCGGAGTTTGACTATTTGCACGTTGGAGAATTGGGCGATGCGACGGACACGCTCATTCAGTTGCTGGAGGTTTCCGTCGCGCGACCGCATGAGCAGGTAAGGTTCGAGACGAAGGAACGGTTGCCGCTGGCCGACTTCCCTACTCCTGCATACGACATGGCGGCAATGGACAAGTACTTCCTCGCGAATGTGCAGTTCTCCAGCGGGTGCCCCTATCGGTGCGAGTTCTGCGATATTCCCGAGCTCTATGGGCGGAATCCGCGATTGAAGACGCCGCAGCAGATATTGAAAGAGCTGGACGCGATCGTGGCGGGTGGCGCGATCGGCGCGGTGTACTTCGTGGACGACAACTTCGTCGGGAACCGCAAGGCCGCGCTGGAACTGCTGCCGCATCTCGTAGAGTGGCAGAAGAAGAACAACTACCCCGTGGAGTTCGCTTGCGAAGCGACGTTAAATATCGTGAAGTCCCCGGATTTGCTGGCGCTGATGCGCGAGGCAGACTTCTGGACGATCTTTGTCGGCATTGAGACGCCGGACCCGGCGGCTCTGAAATTGATCTCGAAAGACCACAACAATACCGTGCCGGTGCTTGAGGCGATCCAGACGCTGAACAGCTTTGGGATCGAAGTGGTGAGTGGGATCATCATGGGCCTCGATAGCGACACGGTTGAGACCGGCGAGCGGATTTTGAAATTCGTCGCGGAATCGCAAATCCCGGTGCTGACGATTAACCTGCTCGAGGCGCTGCCGAGGACCCCGTTGTATCGGCGATTGCAGGCTGCCGGAAGATTGAACGACGCGCCCGGACGCGAGTCCAATGTGGAATTCGTACTGCCCTACGACCAGGTAGTCGCGATGTGGCGCAAGACCTTCCAAAACGCGTTTACGCCGGAGGCCATCTACGAGCGGTTTTCGTACCAGCAGAAGAATACGTATCCCCATCGCGTGCAGCCGCCGCCGAGCGGGAAAGCGAACTTGCGCAACATGCTTCGCGGATTTACAACGTTGGCGAAGCTGATGTGGATCGTCGGCGTGAAGAGCGATTACCGCCGAGTGTTCTGGAAGATGGCGCGTCCCGCGCTACGTGAGCTGGATATTGAAGATATTATTCACGTGAGCCTGGTGTCGCATCATTTAATCAGCTTTGCGCGCGAAGCGGCGCGAGGCGCGCAGAATGCGGCGTTCTATTCGCCGGAGTTGAAGGCGCAGACGGCGTAG
- a CDS encoding class I SAM-dependent methyltransferase: MGRFASTVEFYARCREPYSSAFFQTVATELKWLGSEHLLDVGCGPGLLTLGFAPYVGEAVGIDPEPGMLQAAHAAAMDAKANVTFLHSRLEDFPTSQRFDIITIGRALHWLKRPAALRKIDELLTNDGCVLICGATTLESAESPWLKSFNDTRRRYVTEDESIYRKNGADWFAETHFVEGESIAVVDEREVTVDELVGRALSRSNTSPEMLGDRRAEFEDELRAALKPFSESASLKEKIGSRATVFLRHTAR; this comes from the coding sequence ATGGGCCGATTTGCGAGTACCGTCGAGTTCTACGCGCGCTGTCGAGAGCCGTATAGCAGTGCGTTCTTCCAAACAGTAGCGACCGAACTGAAGTGGCTGGGCAGCGAGCATCTGCTGGATGTGGGCTGCGGACCGGGATTGCTAACGCTTGGGTTCGCGCCATATGTGGGCGAAGCGGTTGGGATTGATCCGGAGCCGGGAATGTTGCAAGCGGCGCACGCTGCCGCTATGGACGCGAAGGCCAACGTTACGTTTCTCCACTCGCGACTGGAGGACTTCCCTACTTCGCAACGATTCGACATCATCACCATTGGGCGGGCGCTGCATTGGCTGAAACGCCCGGCGGCACTGCGGAAGATCGATGAACTCTTGACGAACGATGGCTGTGTACTGATCTGCGGCGCGACTACGCTGGAGAGCGCCGAGAGTCCGTGGCTGAAGAGCTTTAACGACACACGGCGGCGGTATGTCACGGAAGACGAATCCATCTATCGCAAGAACGGCGCGGATTGGTTCGCGGAGACGCACTTCGTAGAAGGCGAGTCAATCGCCGTGGTTGACGAGCGAGAGGTCACAGTAGACGAGTTGGTGGGGCGGGCGCTTTCGCGGTCAAACACTTCGCCTGAGATGCTTGGCGACCGGCGGGCGGAGTTCGAGGATGAATTGCGCGCAGCCCTGAAGCCGTTCTCAGAAAGTGCTTCGTTGAAGGAAAAGATTGGCTCGCGGGCCACGGTATTCCTGCGGCACACCGCTCGGTGA
- a CDS encoding 3-keto-disaccharide hydrolase yields MRKLAVLLLFASALTSFAIAQDKKFLGRWDLTVTGDKEYPSWLELSEKDGKLTAQFTGRWGNARPLPKAEMKDGTLTFVSPKEEEDATADMVYEGTLKGDMLSGTVNAPKGGQWTWIAKRAPKLDAQKNPKWGKPIDLFNGKDLTGWTMSDPKATNPWKVIDGALTSPEHGPEIISNQKFKDFKIHVEFNIHGTANSGVYLRGRYEAQIETDSANEGPEHHTGSIYGFLVGDPKPPRQSDVWQTYDITLLGRWVTVVLNGKTIIDHKEIPGLTGGALDSNEADPGPIYLQGSEVGHVAYRKVTVTPAE; encoded by the coding sequence ATGCGCAAACTGGCAGTACTCCTGCTGTTCGCATCCGCACTTACATCATTTGCAATCGCACAAGACAAGAAGTTTTTAGGTCGCTGGGACCTGACCGTCACCGGTGACAAGGAATATCCGTCGTGGCTCGAGTTGAGCGAGAAAGACGGAAAGCTCACCGCCCAGTTCACCGGTCGCTGGGGAAATGCGCGTCCGTTGCCGAAGGCAGAGATGAAAGACGGTACGCTGACGTTCGTATCTCCCAAAGAAGAAGAGGACGCGACCGCCGACATGGTCTACGAGGGCACGCTCAAGGGCGATATGCTCTCAGGCACGGTAAATGCGCCGAAGGGCGGCCAATGGACGTGGATCGCGAAACGTGCGCCGAAGCTCGACGCGCAGAAGAATCCGAAGTGGGGCAAGCCGATTGATCTCTTCAATGGCAAGGACCTCACCGGCTGGACGATGAGTGATCCAAAAGCCACCAATCCGTGGAAGGTCATTGATGGAGCGCTGACCAGCCCGGAACATGGACCGGAGATCATCAGCAACCAGAAGTTTAAAGACTTCAAGATCCATGTGGAGTTCAACATCCACGGCACCGCGAACAGCGGTGTGTACTTACGCGGACGCTACGAGGCGCAGATAGAAACCGATTCCGCGAATGAAGGCCCAGAACATCACACGGGGTCCATTTATGGATTTTTGGTCGGCGATCCAAAACCACCGCGGCAATCTGATGTGTGGCAGACCTATGACATCACTCTGCTCGGCCGCTGGGTCACCGTCGTATTGAACGGGAAAACGATCATCGACCACAAAGAGATTCCGGGCCTCACGGGCGGCGCGCTGGACAGCAATGAAGCCGATCCCGGACCGATTTATTTGCAGGGCAGCGAAGTGGGACATGTGGCGTATCGAAAGGTGACGGTGACGCCGGCGGAGTAG